The following coding sequences lie in one Actinomyces capricornis genomic window:
- a CDS encoding GNAT family N-acetyltransferase: MTPADVPAVVKACADWHELAQHGPPYWRPRATAELERKIAAMSGPTPATEYTFVIEADGRLVGECSLHAIDWRNRHAQVGVCLWSPQDRGKGYGRQAVSELMAWAHDELGLLRLEAWILAGNSASRALFSRLGFTHEGTLVGRYRHGGQQHDVCVYGLVR, encoded by the coding sequence ATGACTCCTGCGGACGTCCCTGCTGTAGTCAAGGCTTGCGCGGATTGGCACGAGCTGGCCCAGCACGGCCCACCGTACTGGCGGCCGCGTGCCACAGCCGAGTTGGAGCGCAAGATCGCTGCCATGTCGGGCCCAACGCCGGCCACGGAGTACACCTTCGTCATCGAGGCAGATGGTCGCCTGGTGGGGGAGTGCTCGCTGCACGCCATCGACTGGCGCAACCGGCACGCTCAGGTTGGTGTCTGCCTCTGGTCGCCGCAGGATCGTGGCAAGGGCTACGGTCGCCAGGCGGTCTCCGAACTGATGGCTTGGGCGCACGATGAGCTGGGCTTACTGCGGTTGGAAGCCTGGATCCTGGCCGGCAACAGCGCCTCGCGGGCGCTGTTCTCTCGGCTGGGTTTCACTCACGAGGGCACCCTGGTCGGCCGCTACCGGCATGGCGGCCAGCAGCATGACGTCTGCGTCTACGGCTTGGTGAGGTGA
- a CDS encoding Fic family protein, producing the protein MEISKGTSRFAIAQYISSQVEAVFADLERERQGWNPGDPAVLDRLAHYYSELNAIHPFREGNGRTIRLLLSLLSNRYGCGSIGAP; encoded by the coding sequence GTGGAGATCAGCAAGGGCACTTCACGCTTCGCTATAGCTCAGTACATCTCATCGCAGGTAGAAGCTGTCTTCGCCGACCTGGAACGGGAGCGTCAGGGCTGGAACCCCGGCGACCCTGCTGTGCTCGACCGCTTGGCGCACTACTACTCCGAGCTCAACGCCATCCATCCTTTCCGCGAGGGCAACGGCCGCACCATCCGCTTGCTGCTCAGTTTGTTATCCAACCGTTACGGCTGTGGCTCGATTGGAGCGCCATAA
- a CDS encoding IS481 family transposase: MSYVTHARAALSVQGRLKIARLVIDQGWAQARVAQRFDVSRGTVSKWVARYRTGGRAAMQDRSSRPISSPRRTARRTERRIIALRTTRRWGAHRIAYHLHLPQSTVSKVLHRYRAPLLGHIDKTTGARLRRPRPVRYERRAPGELVHVDVKKLGRIPDGGGWRTLERSAGAHRSSMGYSYLHSAIDDYSRLVYSEILDDERQDTAAGFWHRARAFYASLGITVQRVMTDNGSCYRSKAFNTALGSSVKHQYTRPYRPQTNGKIERFHRTLVEEWAYARHYDSDQERAQAYPHWLHHYNHHRPHTSIGGKPPIDRAHNLHGKNN; this comes from the coding sequence GTGTCATATGTTACTCATGCTCGTGCTGCTCTGAGTGTTCAAGGGCGGCTCAAGATCGCCAGGCTGGTTATCGACCAGGGGTGGGCCCAGGCCCGTGTCGCCCAGCGGTTCGATGTCAGTCGGGGCACGGTGTCCAAATGGGTGGCCCGCTACCGCACCGGTGGCCGCGCGGCGATGCAGGACCGCTCCAGCCGCCCGATCAGCTCACCGCGGCGCACTGCCCGGCGCACCGAGAGGCGCATCATCGCCCTGCGCACTACTCGCCGCTGGGGCGCCCACCGGATCGCCTACCACCTCCATCTTCCCCAGTCCACGGTCTCCAAAGTGCTGCACCGCTACCGGGCACCACTGCTGGGACACATCGACAAGACCACCGGTGCGCGCCTGCGCAGGCCCCGGCCCGTGCGCTACGAGCGCCGCGCCCCGGGCGAACTGGTGCACGTCGATGTCAAGAAGCTCGGCCGGATCCCCGATGGCGGCGGCTGGCGCACCCTGGAACGCTCCGCAGGCGCCCACCGCTCATCGATGGGGTACTCATACCTGCATTCAGCCATCGATGACTACTCCCGCCTGGTCTACTCCGAGATCCTGGACGATGAGCGCCAGGACACCGCTGCCGGGTTCTGGCACCGGGCCCGGGCGTTCTACGCCTCCTTGGGGATCACCGTGCAACGAGTGATGACCGACAACGGCTCGTGCTACCGCTCCAAGGCTTTCAACACCGCTTTGGGCAGCAGCGTCAAGCACCAGTACACCCGCCCCTACCGGCCCCAGACCAACGGGAAGATCGAGAGGTTCCACCGCACCCTGGTCGAAGAATGGGCCTACGCCCGCCACTACGACTCCGACCAGGAACGCGCCCAGGCCTACCCCCACTGGCTCCACCACTACAATCACCACCGACCCCACACCAGCATCGGAGGCAAACCACCCATCGACCGCGCCCACAACCTCCATGGGAAGAACAACTAG
- a CDS encoding helix-turn-helix domain-containing protein, with the protein MALGDLQRTVGANLRAYRKERGLSQEAFAEVIGVHRTYMGGVERGERNLTLKSVEKIAEQLGIEALELLLPGDSKNN; encoded by the coding sequence GTGGCCTTGGGAGATCTGCAGCGGACGGTGGGCGCCAACCTGCGTGCTTACCGCAAGGAGCGCGGTCTGAGCCAGGAGGCGTTCGCCGAGGTCATCGGCGTACACCGCACCTACATGGGCGGCGTGGAACGCGGTGAGCGCAACCTGACGCTCAAGAGCGTGGAGAAGATCGCCGAGCAGCTGGGCATCGAGGCATTGGAGTTGCTACTGCCAGGGGACTCAAAAAACAACTGA
- a CDS encoding NPCBM/NEW2 domain-containing protein translates to MMKIKRGRWKTFAVAVVVAATGTALGGLFLKVIDWTGDPTVGVWIKERVTASSSTESPDGHVIDPVNSEGGTSNDDGAKNPTPTATSLHPSITPPSSSSSKTVFLSKLTPVDKVSQIPWEFDKSYSLDGKQFNNSIYARCYVSKCRDSPDSVEYDLGKNYKRLTATVGIYQRAKDSDQPAVLTVYLDDEKYGDSYTLTGGNGESQEIEIPVENVLRIRIELAGTDINYNEYDVKAFEVVIGDPILHKD, encoded by the coding sequence ATGATGAAGATTAAGCGAGGGAGATGGAAAACTTTCGCTGTAGCTGTTGTGGTTGCGGCGACAGGGACTGCGTTAGGGGGATTATTCCTTAAAGTGATTGACTGGACCGGAGATCCCACGGTGGGGGTGTGGATTAAGGAGAGGGTGACGGCTTCTTCGTCTACGGAATCACCAGACGGTCATGTTATCGATCCCGTAAATAGTGAGGGTGGCACTTCTAATGATGACGGTGCAAAAAATCCGACGCCGACAGCCACGTCTCTCCATCCCTCAATTACGCCGCCTTCTTCTTCGTCTTCGAAGACAGTATTTCTCAGCAAACTCACTCCTGTTGACAAAGTTAGCCAAATCCCCTGGGAGTTCGATAAGTCATACAGTCTAGACGGCAAGCAATTTAACAACTCTATCTATGCTAGATGCTACGTTAGCAAATGTCGAGATAGCCCTGATTCTGTCGAGTATGATCTTGGAAAGAACTACAAAAGACTCACAGCAACGGTAGGGATCTATCAACGTGCTAAAGATTCTGATCAGCCCGCAGTACTCACTGTGTATCTCGACGACGAAAAGTATGGTGACTCGTATACTCTTACGGGCGGAAACGGGGAGTCTCAAGAGATAGAAATTCCAGTTGAGAACGTGCTGCGGATTCGAATTGAGTTGGCTGGTACTGATATCAACTATAATGAGTACGATGTCAAGGCGTTTGAAGTCGTCATTGGTGACCCTATCCTTCATAAGGATTAG
- a CDS encoding antitoxin VbhA family protein translates to MTTAELNHRKRIVRAVIGSQELEGAPVSTQTKRVLDAFARGEATGQDLRVAIQQPHITDTSAKPHQ, encoded by the coding sequence ATGACAACAGCTGAACTAAACCATCGCAAGCGAATCGTTCGAGCAGTCATCGGTTCGCAGGAGCTCGAGGGCGCACCGGTCAGTACACAGACGAAGCGCGTCCTGGACGCATTTGCCCGCGGTGAGGCAACCGGGCAAGATCTACGGGTCGCCATCCAACAGCCCCATATCACCGACACATCAGCGAAGCCACATCAATAG